Proteins from a genomic interval of Bos mutus isolate GX-2022 chromosome 26, NWIPB_WYAK_1.1, whole genome shotgun sequence:
- the PRDX3 gene encoding thioredoxin-dependent peroxide reductase, mitochondrial produces the protein MAAAAGRLFRASLIRHVSAIPWGISASAALRPAASRRMCLTNALWSGSDQAKFAFSTSSSYHAPAVTQHAPYFKGTAVVSGEFKEISLDDFKGKYLVLFFYPLDFTFVCPTEIIAFSDKASEFHDVNCEVVAVSVDSHFSHLAWINTPRKNGGLGHMNIALLSDLTKQISRDYGVLLEGPGLALRGLFIIDPNGVIKHLSVNDLPVGRSVEETLRLVKAFQFVEAHGEVCPANWTPESPTIKPHPTASREYFEKVNQ, from the exons ATGGCGGCTGCGGCGGGAAGGTTGTTTCGGGCTTCG CTCATCCGACATGTGAGTGCCATTCCTTGGGGCATTTCTGCCTCTGCAGCCCTTAGGCCTGCTGCTTCTCGAAGAATGTGCTTGACAAATGCATTGTGGTCTGGTTCCGATCAAGCAAAATTCGCCTTTAGCACCA GTTCCTCATACCATGCCCCCGCCGTCACCCAGCATGCACCCTATTTTAAGGGTACAGCTGTTGTCAGTGGAGAGTTCAAAGAAATTAGCCTTGATGACTTTAAGGGGAAATATTTGGTGCTCTTCTTCTATCCTTTGGATTT CACCTTTGTGTGTCCTACAGAAATCATTGCTTTCAGTGACAAAGCCAGTGAATTTCACGATGTGAACTGCGAAGTTGTGGCAGTGTCGGTGGACTCCCACTTCAGCCACCTGGCCTGGATAAACACACCGAGGAAG aATGGTGGTTTGGGCCATATGAACATCGCACTCTTGTCAGATTTGACCAAACAGATTTCCCGAGACTACGGTGTGCTGTTAGAAGGTCCTGGCCTCGCACTACG CGGTCTCTTCATAATTGACCCCAACGGAGTCATCAAGCATCTGAGTGTTAATGATCTCCCAGTGGGCCGAAGCGTGGAAGAGACCCTCCGCTTGGTGAAGGCGTTCCAGTTTGTGGAAGCCCATGGAGAAGTCTGCCCAGCCAACTGGACACCCGAGTCTCCTACA aTCAAGCCCCATCCAACTGCTTCCAGAGAATATTTTGAGAAGGTAAATCAGTAG